The proteins below are encoded in one region of Apium graveolens cultivar Ventura chromosome 4, ASM990537v1, whole genome shotgun sequence:
- the LOC141719414 gene encoding uncharacterized protein LOC141719414 produces MEITNRIILDVLNKRVERSRNTWEDELLPILWAYRITCKVTTEATPFMMAYGAEVVMPLEIMHGSPRIKAYESKTNEEGMRLALDLIDEVRDEANARNVEHQRRASLY; encoded by the coding sequence ATGGAAATTACTAACAGAATTATCCTTGATGTACTTAATAAGAGGGTCGAACGCTCGAGAAACACTTGGGAGGATGAGTTGCTTCCTATACTATGGGCATATCGTATCACCTGCAAAGTGACAACTGAAGCTACCCCATTCATGATGGCTTATGGAGCTGAGGTTGTGATGCCCCTTGAGATCATGCATGGATCTCCTAGGATCAAAGCTTATGAATCAAAAACCAatgaagaaggcatgaggctcgcTCTCGATCTCATTGACGAGGTCAGAGATGAGGCCAACGCCCGTAATGTAgagcatcaacgaagagcctccctctattag